ATCCGCGGTCCTCGAAGCGAATTGGAAGCGTCGAGTTGTTGTAAATGGATCGCGGTCGAATCGGTCCACGCGACGACGGAATTCCCCGTTTGGAGCGCTGCCAATGCAACGCGAATTTTGCTTTCGGGGGACCGCAAATCGCCCGAGGCAAAGAGTGCGACAGCCGTTGGCAGGTCGCCGGGGGAGCCATCGGGCTGAGTTCGACGCACAAATAGCCCGTCGTTCCCTGCGATGTCGCCTGCAAAAGCCAACATGTGGCTGCCGTCGGCAAACGCAGCTGAATCCGCTTCGGAGTTCTCGGATGAACCGATGCCAGCGACTGTTGTTTCGGGGGAATCGATGCCGTCGATTGGCGCTTCGAGTGTCAGCTTCATGCCAAGGAGTCGCTCGGTGAGGTTGCCCTCCACTGAATCGCTCAGCCCTGCGTGGGGAAGCTGCTCGCCGACCAATACGGAGTCCTGTTCCCAGAAGCCTGTTTCCGCTGCGGCTGTGTCGAACGGGAAGCGATGTTCCAGTCGTTCAATGCCCAGTGCCGGACGCAAGCGCGGCGAGGTGCTTCGCGACGGGAGGGTTCTTGAGGACATCAGTTTCAGCGTATGGGAAGCGTCGGGAGCGCGTCGCCCAAAACATTCAGCAGCGGGATGCGACGCGGAGTGGGTCCGACATCGAAAACATAGCTCTACTGACGTCCCCTCCGTCGTGCTTCAGGACTGGTTTCGCGGACAACTCTTTCGCCTGCCCGAGGTGCATAATCATTAGCAGGATCGTTGGGGATTTTCGGATCAGTCGAGCACACCTACCTTAAGAGGGTATGCGGCAAGCAAGGGTTGCTTGTTGTGCATGTCAGATCGAAGGGGGCCGTCGCGCGGTAGCAATGCGGTTGCCACGGCGTTTCGGATCGAAATCGGCGAGACTGCAGGCAACCGATTTGCAATCGCGCACGAAAAAAGCCCGCCGCTCGATTGCCGAGCGGACGGGCTTTGTTGTTTGCAGAATTGCAGTCGTCGAGCGATTAACGCTTCGAGAACTGAACGCCACGACGAGCACCACGCAGACCTGGCTTCTTACGTTCCTTCATACGCGAATCTCGCGTCAGGAAGTCGCCATCGCGGAGCGTGTGGAAATGCTCTTCGTTGAAGCTGACCAAAGCACGGGCCAAGCCCATGCGAACTGCGCCAGCTTGTCCGGTCGTTCCGCCACCATGAACGCGAACCAAGACATCGACCGCCTCTCGCGCCGAGCAGGCGTCGAGGGTTTGGACGATCGCTTCACGATCTTGATCGTTCACGAAATAAGCTTCGAGCGGTTTGCGATTGATCGTTACCTTGCCGCTGCCAGCACGTACACGTACGCGGGCGATCGAGGATTTGCGGCGACCTGTTCCAAGTGCATCGCCGTTGATCTTGTCTTTCTTTACTGCAACCATAACTCAGAATTTCGTGGGATGAAGCGTTGCCGCGTCAGCGGCGTCCGTGGGGAATTAATAAACCGTAAGCAGGGATCGTTCCGGCTTAGGTGGCATTCGCAACAATCTTTTTGCCGGCACCGACCAACGGTTGCG
Above is a genomic segment from Rosistilla ulvae containing:
- the rpsI gene encoding 30S ribosomal protein S9; translation: MVAVKKDKINGDALGTGRRKSSIARVRVRAGSGKVTINRKPLEAYFVNDQDREAIVQTLDACSAREAVDVLVRVHGGGTTGQAGAVRMGLARALVSFNEEHFHTLRDGDFLTRDSRMKERKKPGLRGARRGVQFSKR